The Sabethes cyaneus chromosome 1, idSabCyanKW18_F2, whole genome shotgun sequence DNA segment gtttgaaaagaccgccaagagctatccgtccggtgcaaataagttattgacaccctgcggtaagacgtagtgctacggtaataaaaatattattgttcgaaaccacataactttttttcatgaacatactgagggcatcattttttcgtcatttaaagtacgTATccagaaactgattgatatttaagcatatttttgggagtgaaatatcttgtgttgccaaaaacgaatacttttgttgccaaaatagaggcatgccaaaatcgaatcatgccaaattcgaaatcgaaCTGTAGTTGTGCTGGAAAACCGTTGGTAGAAAATGGGGTTTAAAACCAAACATGATCATGTGGATCTACACGCCTATCATACGACCAAAAGAGACGTACGCCTCGTTAGTgtggtggccaaaaacaaaagaaagtaCCGCTGAAgcgaaacttgcaaaacttcaACGACTTACGAGCATTGCAATAACGGGGGCAATGCGTAGCACTCCATCTCCATCCTCAATCTGCTGCCTTTGCATGAATTCGTACAAATAGAAGCGGACAAATGTGCTCTAAGGCTTAATAGGTTAAGGTATATTTCGGATCTTTCTGGTCACATGAATATtctgaaacttttcaaaataggGCGCCGTGTTAAGTATGAACGGAGATTGGATGAATCCGGAGGATAACTATGATACTCCTTACGAGGTGTGTGAAACTTCGCGCTCCGACTGGGAGAGGGGAGTTCCTATGGTTCGTCAAGGCAGGTGCTGGAATCTATGGCCCTAGAACAAAAATATCAGTGGCAATGGGACTATGGCCAACTGTGTTTCAGGCGGAGATCTTTGCAATAATTGGATATGTGAATATTTGCTTGAGGAGAAGATACAAACATTTAAATATatgcattttctctgacagtcaaCCAGCATTGAAAACGATAAGCGCTTGCAAATGCACATCGAAAATAGTCTGAGATTGCATTCTTTCGTTACGGCAGCTATACCAAATGAATACAGTAAATCTATACTGGGGTCCAGGGCACTGGGGTATTCAAGGCAATGAAATATGTAGCAGACGAGTTAGCAAAAGCGGGCTCCAATTCGGAATTTATCGGTCCGGAGCCTTTTTGCGATATATCAAAATGCACAATCAAAATGGAACTTAAACGCTGGGAAGAACAAAAGGTGACGGCCAATTGAATGGCTGTCAGAGGTTGTAACCAGTCAAAAAGATTCTTTAAACCAAACGTAAAATCCATCAAAAAGCTCATAGAGCTCAATAAGAGAGCGCTGTGCACATACACCGGTCTAGTAACAGGGCACTGTCCGAGTAGACATTATTTAAAGAACATGGATCGTGTTGAAAATGGTATCTGTCGCTTCTCCAATATTGAAAGCCAAACGTCAGAGCATCTGTTTTGTAGTTGCAGTGCACTTTACATGAGCAGAGCTAAATTTCTTGACAAAAGATGCTTATTTCCTAGTGAAATTTGGTCTGCTAATCCCGGGAATGTTATCGGTTTTATAAACCATATTATACCTGGCTGGGAACGTGCAGGAGCAAATTGTAAGGTAAAATTATGGACCTAGCTCAAAAGCAACCCACACATCTCATGTGCTGAAATTGATTCCGAAGTGTAGCCATGGTGTAGCCAAATCAGATCTTTCCATGAAAACTGCGGGCCGCTATGATTCTTGACCATTACTGCTCATaacaaaataacatttataccGGAAGCTTCACACCATGCACGAGGCATCAAGACTAAACTCATTTAATTGCAACCTCCCAAAATCCGTCAAATCAGTCCACGGGCCGCACGAAAGAATATGAAAGTTGAATGAacgaaaactattttttttttcacaattAAATTCCGTtacgaaataatttttttccaacAGAAACGCATTTCGCTTACGACTtttaggcttcatcagtgtctgcttTCGAACTATCAAATTGATCTTGCAGCAGTAATAAACGATAAACCTTATAATATCACACCAATATCAACTACCTTCCTTCCGAGCAGCGAGCGAAACGCTCAAGACAATTTATGATGTACGGGGGCCGGCCGGAAGGAGCGTATCAGTGACCAActtaaaaaaaccaaattttcaAACTTAGGTATCAAAAATTCAGCTAAATTTGATTTGCGAAGAACTTGTCCTAGTTTGCATCCAAAATTAGGTAATGAATGATAGCTCAACGCTTAAAACAGATCCCCGGTTGCTTTCCTGTACAAGTTAGGCaagtttcaagtttttttttggaacACCTCTTCACCGATTGGAGCTGCAACAGTGAACACACCCCTCTTCAAGCCAGATGGTGGCGTCAATGCCGCATGACGTAGGCTAGGTTATTTCAAAGCCGGCCCTCCAGATGAGATTGCCTCCGAGCACGTGATTTCGACAGTTACAGAAAGGATCGATTGCAATCCACCCAACGGCAACATGACATACCACGGCCCGTAAACTGGTTATATCAGAGTCATGCTTATGGTATGTTAATCCCGTGACGTGAGTTATCTTCCGTCTCGCAGCAGCAGCCGCGATCGACAGTTTGGCGTTCGCGATCGATCGTAAATATTACTCCTCTCCGCGCTTTACGATTATGCTCAGTCGTGTGGAAGGATCCGATCGATACGGACGTAGCTCTCTTATTCGGTAGCGTCGAAGGTAGTTGCAAAGGAACGAGAATCATCTCGAGTTAAAAAAGACTGAAGTATTATCAAATTGGTattattattacaaaaaatgtTGAGAACAATTTTAGTGCTCGCCGGACTAAGTTGTACGATTTTATTGAAAGTTGTTGCACGTAAGTTATAGGTCCATCATATTTTCGACTTTAATGGTAATTTTGACTTTGGAAAGGAGTGGCGCATGCGTCAATGACAAACAAGCTTATTCTTGTAAATATGTTTTTTTGCGCTGCTATAGTTTGGTGCTTGATACTGGGCTTTCCGGAAACATTGTACGCACTTTTTAAGTTTTTTCAAACCTTATTTTGACTAAACTTGATCAGTAAGATACTTCCttctattttttcaatttattaaaaatgtttaaaattgacTCCACAAAAACATGATtacttttcaaatatttaatattgttttcgaataatgaaaaatcaataGATCAAGAGCTATTAAACATCAGTGATAGTTTCTAAAAACGCAAGCATGTACCATACTTAACACCGTTGTATCTGCAGGATCAAACGTTTTAAAACTAAATGTCTGCGACGCGCAGCGACATGTAGTGAAACGATCGCTTTGTCACCTGTGATTCATACGCAGGAAGGGTTTCCACCGTGGTTTTCATAACACTTTTCTCTCTTACCGTAGAACGCGAACCCTGCACAACTCCGATTCAGCAGCCAGGCCTTTGCGTACCGGTTCAGTACTGTCGAAACATTTACAATATTCTTAAAAACAAGCAAAGGCCATCGCAGGGAATCATCAACTACATCCGTCGAGCGGTGTGCCGTTTACCCGAGGTCAGTAAGGCAGTGTGCTGCCAGTTGTCTGAGGTTGAGACGGTGGTTGGCAGTCCAACTACCGTACTGCCCACGAATTGTGGATCTACGGCAGCAGATCGAGTTGCTTACGGGCAAGAGACCGCTGTATTCGAGTGTCCATGGATGGCCTTGCTGAGGTTCAAAGATTTTGACCAAGAAATCGTTGATGGTTGTGGGGGAACGTTGATTCACGAGCGTTACGTTCTGACAGCTGCTCACTGCTTGCATGACAGTAAGCTCACACTGTAAGTCCCGTTTTTATTATTCAAGCACGAAGTTGAATTGCCTTTTTCTAGAGATCATGTTCGGCTGGGAGAACACAATAAAATTACGGCTATTGACTGTGAAGGAGAAGAAGGAGACTGCGCGGGACCAGTTCAAGATGTCGCGGTTGAAAACACGATCACACATCCAAGTTACAATCGACCAAGATTTAGTAACGATATTGGACTTATACGATTAGCATCCAGCGTAACATTCAGTGGTACATTAAACCGAACAGAaaacattttaaaacaaataaatttaaaatattttttgatttcAGATCAAATAAAACCCATCTGCCTGCCTGCGACTGATGAATTTCGTAATTTGTTGCACAACAAGTACGTGCTGACCGGTTGGGGAACGACAGAGGCCAACTCTGTCTCGAATGTTCTGCTGAAGGCGTATCTTCCACGGGTGGAAAACAGTAAATGCGAGCAGATAATGAAAAACAATAGTTTATCGATAACACTCAGCGAAAGTCAACTATGCGCGGGAGGTACAAACTTAAAGGACAGCTGCAGGGGTGACTCGGGAGGGCCGCTGGGAACGGTTGGACTGTTGCACGGGGAGCCACGTTTTATACAGTTCGGAATAGTTTCGATCGGTGTAAACAGCTGTGGTATAAAAAACATTCCCAGCATTTACACCAGGGTCGGGCACTATATGGATTGGATAGTGGAAAATATAAAACCATCATGATAAGAGCATTGTGTTTCACTTAAAAATTTTCCACAGAATTAAAAATGGATGAGACATTTCCTTTTTCTCAAATGTAAGTTTTTCGATTAATcaagtgtatatttttttaaatgactTACCAACTAATCCAGTGTAAATATTCTTCGTGAAATATCATCCACCAGCCATTCGATGGCTTCTACTAGCTTTTCTCCGGTCACAGCACTAACACCATGAATAGCCCAGTGATGGGTCTCGATTTTCTCCAATCCAAGCACATCTTTGATTTCATTGCTGGTTAGGGCCCCGGGAAGGTCCTGTTTGTTGGCTAGTACGAGTAGCGTAGCACCAGCCAACCGTTCTTCCTGAAGCAGCAATGATAGCTCCTCGCGGCAGGACTCCATCCGCATTCGGTCGGTACTGTCAACCACCCACACCAGACCGTCCGTGCACTCGAAATAATTCCTCCAGTAGGATCGCAGCGATTTTTGTCCGCCAACGTCCCACATATTGAGAGTGTAGTTGTTGTATTCCAGCGTTTTGATGTTGAAACCCAACGTTGGTGAGATCTGATCGATTGGCTCACCGTTGAAGCGTTTTAGTATAGTTGTTTTGCCGGCATTATCGAGGCCCCTGCAAAGAACGAAGTGAAAACATGATGACTAATTCCGACGAATGCCCACACCTAATGTTCGAGAATCGACCTCACTTACAGCAGTAGAATCCtcatttccttttctttttgcttcatttttttGAGAATGGTTAAAAACCCCATTTTAACACTGGTTACGGTAATAATCGGTAGCACTAAAACTAAGATAACACctttaataaatattttagaGAGCGCATTGAATCATTGAATAATGTTTTTGTTTAtagttttaagattttttatgcaaaaccGAGATGCCAGAAATATGAAGAGAGTTACCTTTTTATAGTCCGAAGTAAGGAAGTAACCAAGTCACAACAAAAGACAGACACATCTCGCCAAATTGAGAAcgtattttgaaaaattcaaatcgTAGCTTTTTCATAATCATTTGCAATATTTAAATTCTATGGAATACCGGAATAACCAGATCATAATCTATACattttcgacattttcttaaataAATCAACCATGAATATCAACAGTATGTACGGACTGTACATCTGCCAACCTTGCTGTGAAAGACAGCAGTGAAACTTGCCACTAATGTGCTGCTCACCAAGGAATGAACCGAAAGGCCATCTGGCGGCGAATGGCAAACTATATATACACGCTCAACCTCGGctactcaaaattgagtaaaaaactactcagtttcggaaaaaccgtgggtacgcaaaaatgagtaaaggtgctgtcactcaaaaatgagtaggcatacattttctccaaaatgagtagtttttgctcagttttatttacttggataaatgggtggaaactactcatttttgagtaaccgggcattttgtcaaaacagagtagtttctactcagtttaattaactagaataatgggtggaaactactcattttattgaaggaaatggttagaaaatactcatttcgaatatgttatttcaattaaaatatcTAATTTAGTATGATGTAttattatgaatatttatttgtaattaacCTTCGTAATGCATCGGAAAAAGTTTCACATTATTTGAACTTAAGTTTTGAGTTTGCCCTCATTCTAccgttttcaatccgaatttcgttttctttatctcgtttcaaagatatgacccaaaactggcacCTAAAGTAAGTTGAtgaatattttgttgactaatggccacttcagcgtcggtttcggaacatccggtaactgTTTCGGgtgacatttttgacgtaggactacgtctttgtttacatatactgggtagcaatttgtgaaaacgaaaatagaagtgtaacgttttaatgaatctttcaaatgatattgtcaattgcaaggaaaattgtccaatcaatcagtgcgcaatcgctcataaaagtgctattttagcttaaatcgtttcagtctcttaggcgcacttattgcttggaagataacgaaaaagtgcgccgaagacaccgaaacgatttaagctaaaatagcacttttatgagcgatatcgcactttggatggtacaattttccttgcaattgacaataataactactaaactactgaatgaaaccgaaccgggatttctgtctatctgtctgtctgttcgtatgttccttatatacTCGGAAACTACTAAGCCGTTCGgcgtggaaatttgcatttaggggttcttggggccaagaaaggttcttatgataattAGAGAACCGTATCTCTCCTAATACGGggtgctctcatacaaatgaaacacaaatttttgcataactagagaacttatcaagcaaatggatccaactaTGACATGtgcggggttttggaggcaagaaatttttctatggtgaattgagacccctcagctttttaagagggggctcccatactaataaaatacaaatttcctcttaacacagacataactcttataagaaaaatcaacaaaaattatcgtacctaacatttagcctgaacactagcaccatctatgatcgacattcccaaatatcaaatagcaacatgggtatccatcgaagtagcaagtattttttatggggaattccacttctttcgtcaaaaagcaccaatttgaccaaaacggagacattcccaattaacctaaatttgaaatgacggtttaatcggtacgaagaatggaaaacgagtgttatgtctgtttgtctgtgctcttaacttgaggactaatcaagcaaatggaaacaaatttgtccTGTGGGGGGTTTAGGAGGCaatactttttgacgtaggactacgtctttgtttactatactggtagCACTGGTAGTCAGATGCTATACATTAGTTTAATAAGCTActtgtaaacaaaaatgtttctcgtgaCGTGATTTTGCGGCTGCCGTGCGGGAATGGGATAAgcaattgcaacaaaatatgttggaatgatagcgtaaaccgaagaTATCAGATGGCTCTGCAACATGTAGCCCTTTTCCCTGAGAGGGccaggctaaaatactcagcaggttgctatagGCATTCCCTTGCAGCATGAAGGATTTCgtcacttcacaacttaacttatcaatttaataatttttgcaacaagtatgagtatgagttgctattaaaaaatgtgatgagatttcattattttttcgtgcatgaaaatcttacgtaagaaatgattaaactccCTCCCCCCATCATGCCTGGAAACAAACAGTTGTTTTACGattcattaataaattaataaattaaataacttaTGTAGCCTAAAATCATCCCAAACTCGGGAACCGTATATTATACGACTCCAAAATGTTCCTATTGTACATCAGTctcatttcatcatttgttcCGGGATCGACGCTGAAGTCGCCATCAGTCAACATCAACAAAATATTCCCCAACTTACTTTAGgcgccagttttgggtcatatatTTTAAACgaggcaaagaaaacaaaattcggattgaaaatggatgaatgagagccagctcaaaacttgggtcgttttcaccCCAATGAATAATGCTCATGAACATGAGGACCACCTACCGGTAGTGTCGTATAAACatggagaaacgctggcaatggcTATAGCTTGGATAAATTCCAAGATTTGTGAGAAGGAGAAGCTACCAGAGGACTGGATGGAAGgaatggtttgttccatctacaaaaagggcgatcggttcgactgctgctgaccctagaaatgagcgcaaaTTCCGCCAATGATCAATTCCAAACAATTCCGGGGCAAAATTTGTGGCATTAACCAAGgtcaggctgcaataggccaaggataCAACATCTTATTCTGCTCCCTGAAAATAGAAAGACGTACCAACTACTAAAGATGTgtaagaataaaaaaacaaaagtagtaAAGTAGTTGCTTAATAAACCAATACATACATAAAGAAATGATGAGAGTGCATTCATTGCAAAGCTTGGTTAATAAATAAtgcatataaattattattgatattcgtgtgcaataattgatgtattcgaaattgatgcaagattacagaggtgggcactgctaatcagctaaccgcgaaCTAGCTAGCGCATAGTGCGTTCGTCAGGTTTCAAATGGGTTAGTAGTTTTGTTAGCTTGGTATAATAGGTTTTTATAATCTTATGCACGCATAAGGTAAATGGTAaaagatggtaaatggttggataaagcGCAAAACAGATCCCATAGTTGTGCTTAGCCTCCTATCCCTACGTCCACGTGATACCAGCCGAAATACGAGCTACCTCAGCGGAGAtccggtaaccaaccccggtagaaacagaggtcgtataccaacagggaaggaggcacagtgttgtctcgacactttaagatggcaaccccatcacgagacttggtAGCGTAGGCCTTAGTACCGTCTAGTAGTGTCTAAATCTAAAAAActaagagtcaagaaaattgtACTCAGAGCATTCGGCatagacaaaggcgacgaaataaggacatgcaaTGGAATCTTGGTACTGCAACTGCAACTGggactgcagatcgctaaatttcgttcggTGGCGACAGAGTgctactcgatcagttagaactccgaaattttagcatcgtggcactgcaggactgtcgcaaaggcgaaaagGTATGCAGGGTCCGTGGCGGCAACgtgcaattttaccagagcgtcggagcgaccaacgagctgggaatgggcttcgtagtgatgggcaaaatggaGGATCATAAACAtgtattgtccacacgaaggtagacccgacgacgagaaggaagcgctcTATGCGCACCTCTAGGCAACGTACgagagctgctcaccacggacatcaagatcgtcatcggggatatgaacgcccaggtcggcaaggAAGCAATGTTTAGACACAGAGAATAGACATTCAAGCAAAAGATCCCCActaggataaaacttatgtcaaatcaGTTGAGAAACTATAGAGATTTTGTCGCTAAagacgcataaaattctacaataaactcacaacaactagcttctggcgctattgTCACGcttatatatactagcgcctgaggagccaaaggttatcagtgtgcaaatcaaaagagtcatttagttgggaaactatagtctctgtgctatagtggtggtgacgctagcacacgctatgtccgaaggtacttatttaatttacatacacttcagatttctcttcacaggattcacaatcccccttgcagtgacatgcagtgaaaaatgagtattttcgaaaatctgagaaaaatggagaagcgtcactgcaagggggattgatcaatccgtacaaaactttgagaaaatgaatgtggggtcgaaatgagcaattatcccaaatttggttgaaatcggaggtggtggaatacaacggatatgatcactagaGAGGGGGTGACCCCTAAATgaccttaaaaattgaattttgcaaaaaacctaagataaaatattttaagaccttcattgaattaattgttttgactaatactaacatcctgtgaagagaaatctgtggTGCATGccggttaaataataagtaccttcggacatagcgtgtagcatattaggtgttttaatttgaaattttgtccgagaattcccgaaaaatttgaaagagtctaaaattactcgagttcgattagttgttgagttacgcaaaaatttctgttgtatttgtatgagagtccttatctccctaccacaggggtaaggggtctcaaactatcataaaaaaatcctgcctccaaaaccccccaaatgccaaatttggttccatttgcttgattagttcttgagttatgaggaaatttgtatttcatttatataggagccccacccctcctcaagttgggaggggtcccaattcaccataggaaaaattcttgcttccaaaaaccttcacatgccaaatttggttccatttgcttgattagctctcgagttatgagcaaatttgtatttcatttgtatggaagccccgcctcttaaaggggagagaggtcataattccccttctaaagaggggaggggtctcaattcaccatagaaaatattcttgtctccaaaaacacccacatgtcaaattttgttccatttgcttgattagttctcgagttatgcagaaatttgtgtttcatttgtctgggagcagatacccctcttaatggggggagggatctctaaccatcataagaatcttccccggccccaaaaacccctatatgcaaattttcacgtcgatcgattcagtagttttcgattctataaggaacatacggccagacagacagaaatccatttttataggtatagatttgtatgggagcccccccccctcttagtggggtaagagatctctaaccatcataagaaccttccctggcaccaaaaacctttacatgcaaattttcactctgatcggttcagtagtttccgattctataaggaacatacgggcagacagaaacccatttttataggtatacccaagtaaccaagagttcgaataatggtgtctaacaagggttaaacagctttatgtatatcaatctataacttgctaagcagcgtcacttttaagtaattaaccgaactttcaagctgtcttgggttcactgcatagaacgctaagcagcttcgaaataaactgtcaaaaactaagaaaaaacaaatttagcagcacttctatgttctatttttatacttctacctaacttctatattcgttgcatttgcctgctgttgggtttgaacccgggtgctccgcgttgtaaacctatagcgatccactgcgtcacctttgtcgtatacaagcgatgtgaattttgccaatgagttgttaagtaaaagttcgatttagaacttgcagcagctttatgcagcgcgagttaattatagaacataaagtttggaaccaaccaattaactgtagtagtgagataccgacagcatatgctacacaacacaataatgaagagcattactttctaatttatatttgtaattagaaatgtgcgaggattaaatttattcaagtgaaataaaaattaatctccaatagtttcaggttctgctggtttgatcaccagaaatataaacaaaaaagcaacacgcagaacttgttagcaactaaagttacttcagaacttcatgtagcatcctaatagctttgaagtatctatgaagtactcgcagcacttcttaaagcatttagttccacatatacttgatatacactactaatcagcgtgaaagttccacggaactgaatctgaactaattatgaactttcgagttcgcgtgtcaagtaatattcgaacttttggttgcttgggtagatTACCAACAAatgcatatttaatttttatcgtaGAAGCCACTCAAAAATCAAAGCGCAGCCTTCAGGATTTAATTGGCTTTGTAAGCGAATATCGTTTGCCAGACAcccaaataagtaaaactgtTTTTAGTAATCATTATAAAATAGATACGATAATAAGAAAACCGCTTAAATAAACAAGAGATAATTTGACAAAACAgatcttaaaacatttaaatcaatcaaaaactgAATTGCTTTCCATCTGGTTCCTCTCTGACGTCACTGTTCTGGGGCAAATTAAGCAGTGTCGTTTGGCCGACTGGCATATAGGCAACACCTCAATTCTTCGCATTTCTACAAAACCGTCATCGCCAATTTAGCCAAAAAAATTCGCTGCTTCAGCATTCCCCTCCGCCGATACGACAGTGgctttcttcttctgttcgGCCTTCTCGATTATGAAACgatcttgtcagcttcccgttAGGCAACTTGTTACATTTATATCGCTTGGGTAAATTCATTGCCGAAAGTCAAATGAGTAACGGAAATGTGAATTGGCCaggctgaagccgacttgcgtgtgtcgagacgcacaatTAATTGGCTACGAGTAGCGCAGGattaagtacaatggagaggaattcttgatgcggcaagagccaccgcggctctcggctggtaaagaaagaagaaagttCTGGAAGCCTccgataaattaaatattttcaaaataacaaaaataagcatgagatggaaaaaatgataaaattgaccATTGGCG contains these protein-coding regions:
- the LOC128733896 gene encoding serine protease grass-like, whose protein sequence is MNGDWMNPEDNYDTPYEVCETSRSDWERGVPMVRQEREPCTTPIQQPGLCVPVQYCRNIYNILKNKQRPSQGIINYIRRAVCRLPEVSKAVCCQLSEVETVVGSPTTVLPTNCGSTAADRVAYGQETAVFECPWMALLRFKDFDQEIVDGCGGTLIHERYVLTAAHCLHDSKLTLDHVRLGEHNKITAIDCEGEEGDCAGPVQDVAVENTITHPSYNRPRFSNDIGLIRLASSVTFSDQIKPICLPATDEFRNLLHNKYVLTGWGTTEANSVSNVLLKAYLPRVENSKCEQIMKNNSLSITLSESQLCAGGTNLKDSCRGDSGGPLGTVGLLHGEPRFIQFGIVSIGVNSCGIKNIPSIYTRVGHYMDWIVENIKPS
- the LOC128745166 gene encoding ADP-ribosylation factor-like protein 2; translation: MGFLTILKKMKQKEKEMRILLLGLDNAGKTTILKRFNGEPIDQISPTLGFNIKTLEYNNYTLNMWDVGGQKSLRSYWRNYFECTDGLVWVVDSTDRMRMESCREELSLLLQEERLAGATLLVLANKQDLPGALTSNEIKDVLGLEKIETHHWAIHGVSAVTGEKLVEAIEWLVDDISRRIFTLD